The sequence below is a genomic window from Luteimonas viscosa.
AGCGCCCGGGTCAGGATGGCCCGGTGCATCGGCGCTGCCTCGATGCCGTGCTTCTTCGCCGCGGCGGCGATCAGCAGTTCCGGTATCCGTGGCGTGGGGGCCGGCTGCAGGACCCCGTCCGACGACGGCGGCATGTCGTCCAGGCCGGTATTGGTGCCGCACACGCCCACCAGCGCTTCGGTCTTGTCGTACCAGGGCGCGATCTCGTCGTACTCGAACGGCCAGTCGGCGCCGAGGCCGTCCCGGCTCTTTGCCTTGAAGTCGTGTTCGCTGAAACGCAGCGCGTACCGGCCCCAGTGGTTGGTGCGGCCGCCCAGCATGCGTGCACGCCACCACAGGAACTCGGTGCCTTCGGCGGTGGTGTAGGGCTCGTCCGGCACCTCCCAGCCGCCGCCCACCGTGGAATCGTAGAAGCCGAAGTCCTTGTCCGGCGTGGACGCGCCCATCAGCGGTGCGTCGCCATTGGGCCGGAACATCGGCGTTTCCGTGGTCGGATCGTAGTGGCGGCCGGCTTCGAGCAGCAGCACCTTGTGGCCCTGGCGGGTCAACTCGTACGCGGCCATGGCGCCGCCGGCGCCGGAGCCGACGACCAGCACGGTGTGGGCGAAATCGTTCATCGCTTCAGTTCTTTGATCTTGAGGTTCTTGAACCACACCACGTCGCCGTGGTCCTGCAGGCCGATATGGCCGCTGCTGTTGGCGGCGAACCCCGCCCAGTCGGCGAACTTGCTGGCCGCCACCAGCCGCTTCCACTCCGCGCTGCCGATCTCCACCGATGCGGTCTGCACGCCGTTCTGCCAGATGGTCAGCTGGCCCTGGTCGAGCAGGATGCGCACCCGGTTCCACTCGCCGGCGAGCCGGTGCGAGGCCTTGGGCGAGGCGATCATGTCGTACAGGGAGCCGGACAGGTGGGTGTCGAGCTTGTTGTCCGGATGGCGCTCGTTGTCAAGGATCTGGATTTCCGGCGCGTGCGAGTAGATGTGCTCGCCGGTTTCATCCGCCAGGATGAAGATGCCGCTGTTGCCGACTTCCGAGATCTTCCAGTCCAGCCGGAGGTCGAAATCCTGGTAACGGGCTTTGGTCAGGATGTCGCCGCCGTCTGCGCCGGTCAGCTTGATGGCGCCATCCTCGATGATCCACTTGTCGCCCAGCCCGTCCTGCTTGAAGTTGCGCCACTGCGACAGGTCCTTGCCATCGAACAGGAGTTGCCAGCCGTCGGCCTGTTCCTGCCTGCTCAGCTGGTTATCGGATGGCAGGTGTTCGGCGAGGAAGGCCGCGCCCGTCCGCACGACGGCGGCGGCGTCGCGCGGAAGGTCGTGCTCGATGATGTACCACTGCACGCCGGCGTCGGCCGCGGCGGGAAGGATCGCATTCCAGTCGAGCACGCCCCG
It includes:
- a CDS encoding 3-keto-disaccharide hydrolase, translating into MPSDNQLSRQEQADGWQLLFDGKDLSQWRNFKQDGLGDKWIIEDGAIKLTGADGGDILTKARYQDFDLRLDWKISEVGNSGIFILADETGEHIYSHAPEIQILDNERHPDNKLDTHLSGSLYDMIASPKASHRLAGEWNRVRILLDQGQLTIWQNGVQTASVEIGSAEWKRLVAASKFADWAGFAANSSGHIGLQDHGDVVWFKNLKIKELKR